The window AGGCATATAATGAGTAGGATTGGCAAACAATTAAGACAGATGTTTCAACAAGAATGTCACAAATTCAAGTTGGGTCAAACTGGGTTGACACTAAGTAATGTGGGTTGGGTCCGAGTCAAATGGGTTGACGTGAGTTTGACCTGATTATCAAGTTTATGATTTTGAATGGTGCATCTGAATGAAACTGTGCAGGTTGAGTTTGGGTCAAATGAGTTGAAAACGAGTCGATATCCTGTGACCTGATACCTGTTTAGTTATACCAGACTGTCTTTAGGTCAAAAGAGGGTCATGCTGAGGTTGTGCAGAATGACCTGTATTTTATTCGGGTCGTGTTGGTACAAAGTCACATCTCACAAAATTGTAGCTTATAACGCAATATATAATgaacagaaagtcgagtatatTACAAAAGTCTGAAAATAGAGCCTTGTAGGCCATATGTTATACCATGGTATTGGGCCAACGTTTGGAGCACAGTGGTGTGGCCGTTGTGGTGCAATTCATCATGGTTTCCTAACTGACTTTTTCATGACCCGTAACTCTGCCTGCTTCATAAAAGATCGATATATGAAGTTGGCAAGTTGTTTTTGGTGTTACCACCATTTCATATACATAAAACTGACCAACCCTTTTGGTATAACACAATCACAAGTCCTTACACTAAAACAAACCATGTGCAACTGAACTTTTAAAGTCTTGACTTTTGTTGCAGGTCGATGATGGCAACATCAAAACTACATAAAAACGGATATAAAAATTTGGGGTGGCTGGCTGGAGGATTCAATCGTGCCGTTGATGGAGATTTCACAGAAGTGGAGGGGCCAGAGAAGTTGCAGTATGCTACCATTGGAGGTGCATCTTATTACTTTCTTAAGATCCTTATTTTGTTGCAAGCAGTGGGGAAGAACAATTAGTTTACGTGTTAATATTTTAGTTCCATCTTTCAATCTGTGAACATTCAAATTATATGAGTCTAAATATTCTATGTAGTTGCCAAAAATGATAACAATGTATTACTTATCTGAGTATTTAATCCATAATCTTATACATACATAAAGTATTACATTGGTTAAACATTCacaaaaacatatgttgtaACGCATTATAAAGGCAAACTGCAGATAGTTGGCAGACATTGCACTTTATAGAAACTCAAAACGCATAAGAAGCTTAACAGATTTGTATTTATCACCCTTTTGATCATGAAGAGGTACAGCTCGAATCCCTGACCTGAGTTCAAATACAGGAAGACAAGTTTGACCTCCAAAATCATCCTTCTCGGTCATGTCATATTCATGTACCTCAACACGAAGCAATGCAAGCTCTGGAACTGTCAATGGGAACTCAAACTCTTCTTCCCATTTTGGTGTCCAAGCGTCTTGTATGATTTTCGTTTTCTTCATTGTTGAATCAGCGTGAACTCCAGCAATTCCAACCTAAATAAAATGTTTGACATATAAGTTTTAAGAGTCAAGACATACAAGTCAACTAAGATGTGATTGCTAGTGAACCTTGACATAGAAATCTGGTGGTGAGTAAATGTCGAAATGTGTTCTTTTGAAATCCAAATGCCACCCATCCCCCATATACTCTTtaacctgcaaaacaatatttTATATCTACAAATAAACTCAAACTAAGAAGCTAGAGGTCATAAAGCTAAAAATTTATGATACCTTAAGAGTCTTTTTCACAGGACGTGTTGATTTAGGCTCGAAGATCTTGTCATCAGGGCCATTTTTGAGATACAAATCTGGTTTCTTCACATACCCGCAGCCTCCGTTGGCTCTGAACAGTCCTTGCATCAACCACAATGACCTACCATGGGTCTGTGCTAACCAAAGATATTACAGTCAGGCGTTCGGGTAGGTTAATCAGTCAAAATAGGTCATTTTGAATTCGTCAAACACACCAAGTTGACTAGtagattttaattttcttttatatttcttAATGAATGATAACCAGTAGATTagattttatttacaaaatttatatagtataacaaaaaTCTCTtaggataaaaaaaagttaaaagaccCAAAAGATTAACAGAGAAAGTCCAAGATTGACCCGTATGTATTATCCATTCGGACCACAACTGCAGTCATTGACACGAACTGAAATGAAATCAGAAGGGAACCAAACCTGCATGTTAAATGCAACCATTTGAGCCCCATGAGTCCAACCCACTAAAGGATTGTAGTTTGATGAGTCAACTCGTGAGCCTTTCGGAAATATCCTTAACAAGTTCCTTTGGGTAAACCTTCAACAATTTAAACAAACCTTCTGTCAATAAACAGTCTACCAATGCGTCCAAAAAGAAACAATTAAGTTTTACCTAATGACATCTTTTGCATGATTCTCAATGGCCTTTTCAAGTCTTGTTTCCCTTAAGCTAATACGTTTAGCTGCTGTAGGATCGTCCTGTAGCCAGTCTTTCACTCCTCCGTTTAGTTTCTTTGCGTGGATTGCTATCAGCTGCTTGTATTCCGACTCCACATTTTGTTTCAcaatctcttcttcatcttgaAAGTCTTCATCCTTGTTCTCATCCTAAATGAAAATTCATGATTGATCAGTAATAGATTTTAACGCGTTTATCAACATTTGTTCataattatacaaaaatttgaagaaatatGTAGACTTAAATAATTTGATATAAAGTTTACAATGTGTAATTTCCAACCTCATCTAAGAATGTTTGTTTGTCAAGAGGGTCTGATAATTCTGCACCCTATACATCCTCTTCAGACGAGGCTTTAACGTTCAGTGAGCTCTCATTTTGTCCTGTCGTACTCCGGGGAGTATCAAGATACTCTTTTGGTGGTTTTGTTGAGACAACAATCCGTCTTTTCAATGATTCTGGGGATGGAAAATCTTTCATAAGGTCGGATCCAGTGTACTTGTATAGCACATTTCCAAATGTTTCGGTTACCATCTAATAAAACAGTATAAGGTTATACTAAAGGATATTGCACACTCTAACTGGGGATCTAAACGAGTCGAATTGAATAACGACATTGTAGATTACCTTTGCAACTTTGGCTTGAAGATCAGGAGTAAGACGATCTTCGAGAGTGAGGATGACCGGATAATTGGATGCGACAAAAACGCATGTTTTAATGGCTTCCAAGCATTTGTCCAAAGTTACAGGTGCTTTTAGTGTCCTGCATATTATAGTTCAGCTACATATATTATCAACTTGTATTATATTTTCTATGAAAGTTATACATTAAGAGTTATGATTAACTTAAAATCTATATCTTATACTTGGACAAGGATGAAGCTAGAATTAtcttttttgtattatatagaaagttatctatataattttgtaaatttgaactacaatttctttcttcttcacagATTCTCTTTAAACCATCCAAAACAACCACCTCTCACCACCTCTTTCCATCACCGTGCAACCACCGTGAAAATGACACAAATTCAATTTGGGTCAAAACGGATTGACACTAAATGTTGTGGCTTCGGTCTGACTTAAATGGGTTGACGTGACATTGACCTGAACCAGATTAACGATTTTATTATCTTGGATAGTTCAACTAAAATGAAATTGCTCAGGTCGAGTTTGGGTCAAACGAATTATTTAAGtttcaataaaaaatttaaacgtGAGTCGATATCCCATGACCTGCTACCTGTTGACAGGTTGCCGGACTGTGTTTAGGTCAAAAGAGGGTCATGTTGTATTCAGTTTTTGGCTTATTACACAATAAAATAAAGAACTAACAGTCGAGTAAATCACAAGAGTTTGAAAATGGAGCCTACTAGCCTAGTAAGCCATACTTTATAGCGTTATAACATGGGTATTGGGCCGATGTTGGGGCAAAGTGGAGTGGCCCTTGTTTCATCATGGTATCCCAACTGACCCGTTTCATGACCATAACTCTGCCTGCTTCAAAACGCATCGATATTTAAAGTTGGTCAAACAATCACAAGTCCTTCACACTGCAGCAAACCATGTGCAAATAAGTGTAACTGAACTTTTGAAGTCTTAACTCTTAACTTTTGTAGCAGGTTGATGATGGCAACATCAAAACCACATAAAAGCGGATCTAAAAACTTGGGATTCAATCTCGCCATTGATGGAGATTTTCCAGAAGTGGAGGGGCCAGAGAAGTTGCAGTATGCTACCATTGGAGGTGCATCATATTACTTCCATAAGATCCTTATTTTGTTGCAAGTAGTGGGAAAGAATAACTAGTTTACATGTTGATTTTTTAGTTCCATctttcaacctctgaacattcAAATCATATAAGTCTATATATGCTACGAAGTGCAATCCCAAAATGATGACAGCGCATTACGATTTACGAGTACTTAGCTGAGAAAATGGAAAAAGCATCAAAGTATGGTCTAAATTAGTTGCCTTTAGTTAGGATATTGAACTAGATACTCATTGTACTAAAGGCAAATATGTAGAACTGTACTATTAGTTGGTTACTTAAACTTAAACCGAATTATTAGTGAGTTACAAGATTATTATAGAACTACTTATGCTCTTTTATGTTAGAAATATACCTTAATGCTTCCGCGAACAATTATTAGATAAAACCATCAGGTGGCTTAACCTGAACTAGCAAGGAAACGTAATCAAGCTGCCTATATATCTACTTCTCATTTTATGACCAAAATGGAAGTAGAACCTGAACAAAAAGCATCACATGGTTTTTAACATGGACTACCAAGGGAGGCTatacaaaactaatatatgCAGCTCGTGTTTTATGATCAAAAGCCAAGGATATGAACTGGACAACTATCAGGTAGGATTTCTTTCGGTTCTGGAGTGACGAGGAAGACCAACAATGACTAGTTTATCCTGTACAGTGGACCTGCTggaacattttattttataactagTATACTCGACTTTTATCTTTGCCCCAAACATCTATTCATTACTACATTAGTCAGACTATTTACATACAGACTGTCAAGGTTCAAGACACATATACATGACGGTTTTAAGTACCGGAAAGCTGGATCAGGGCCTGACTGCAAGCTGATACAAACACTACTTTCTTACTAGTCTCAAAACGACGATACATGCTTTACTAGGACATGCTTGTAAAAACCCTTATACAAACTGGTAGGAATAAGACTACATTAGCTTGGCTATTCACATGCAAAATGACTAGTAAGCTTGAAAAGCTATATTATACACTGactttactttttagttgtatatatacaattacTCAATAAATTAAAGaaccaaaagtaaaaaaaaaataaaaataaaaatctggCACGCACTCTCGtatacccgggcgttgccccggatACATTACGTTTATTATGTGCGGAAACTTGTTAAATTTGACATATTTTCAAgaatattacttataatttatttctaattttttgaGATTGGTCTATTGAATTAAAAAGTCATTATATGacattaatattaaaagatacattaaaaataaagatgttTATAAGTGAAAGATGCAAATCTTATTAGCTCATAAATTGCTAGCCTTAATTTCCTACATTAGGCGAAAGGAAATGTTATTTGGCTAGGCCCGTTACCGGCcaagattaaaaataattataattaaaagaaacggtcataaaactaaaaaagtaaaaCCAAAATAAAGAAATGTGTAAGAAGTAGGATTCAAACGGAAGACCTTTGACTTTGAAGGCAACGATCCAAACCAACTAATCCAGCAGAAATTTTACTTAAGATTTCGCtcattaattatataacaaTGCCTGCCtattataaagattaaaaaaaaaaactttgcaCGCAACCCGGTACTTCCAATctcccaatatatatataacaatgtgctaaattcattcctaaacaaacaagaacccttggatagattccatctttgatttagaaccattagatcaaatttaattatttcatctttattaaatgacaatattaatatttatactttttataactatacaaaaaaatccccctttatatttaatttacactttttgattttccatcataaatttacactttttacctaaTAATTCTAATAcaatatattcaatagattaataactaatatatatcataataataaaataatactatctatcttatatcttatccaatagaataatggttaatatcatataaaaaaaaataaagcatatctttgatttagaaccattagatcaaatttaattatttcatctttactaaatgacaattttaatacttatactttttataactatacaaaaaaatctccctttatatttaatttacactttttgattttccttcacaaatttatattttttacccaataattctaatacaatatattcaatagattaataactaatatatatcataataataaaataatactatctatcttatatcttatccaatagaataatagttaatatcatataaaaaaaataaagcataGTCAATAGTCAATAATGTT is drawn from Erigeron canadensis isolate Cc75 chromosome 9, C_canadensis_v1, whole genome shotgun sequence and contains these coding sequences:
- the LOC122583182 gene encoding phosphoinositide phospholipase C 2-like, whose amino-acid sequence is MVAYCNFSGPSTSGKSPSMARLNPKFLDPLLCGFDVAIINLLQKLRVKTSKVQLHLFAHGRVMVMKRVSWDTMMKQGPLHFAPTSAQYPCYNAIKTLKAPVTLDKCLEAIKTCVFVASNYPVILTLEDRLTPDLQAKVAKMVTETFGNVLYKYTGSDLMKDFPSPESLKRRIVVSTKPPKEYLDTPRSTTGQNESSLNVKASSEEDDENKDEDFQDEEEIVKQNVESEYKQLIAIHAKKLNGGVKDWLQDDPTAAKRISLRETRLEKAIENHAKDVIRFTQRNLLRIFPKGSRVDSSNYNPLVGWTHGAQMVAFNMQTHGRSLWLMQGLFRANGGCGYVKKPDLYLKNGPDDKIFEPKSTRPVKKTLKVKEYMGDGWHLDFKRTHFDIYSPPDFYVKVGIAGVHADSTMKKTKIIQDAWTPKWEEEFEFPLTVPELALLRVEVHEYDMTEKDDFGGQTCLPVFELRSGIRAVPLHDQKGDKYKSVKLLMRFEFL